One genomic segment of Arthrobacter sp. Marseille-P9274 includes these proteins:
- a CDS encoding FAD-binding oxidoreductase: MSTAGRANCTTYEQAERLVPRAQTAAALAGASAGPFWLDDPARPEPLPPLAGNARTDLAVVGGGYSGLWTALMAKERDPGRRVVLLEGRRIGWAASGRNGGFCEASLTHGDANGEKHLPQEAARLRGLGRENLQQIADTVARYGIDCGFEWTGTLSVATADHHVGWLKEEGGAGPDVVFLDREAVHKEVASPLFRAGLWDRKGTAMLNPARLAWGLQRACLETGVEIFEHTPVRSLRRAGNAVELATDHGTVTASQAALGTNVFPSLLKRTRLHIVPVYDYALMTEPLSDAQLRAIGWQNRQGLADLDNRFHYYRLATDPAGGTRILFGGYDAVYRFGRTMKPEYEHRPETFRRLAAHFFATFPQLGDVKFSHQWGGAIDTCSRFFPFFSTAQSGRVAFAAGYTGLGVGATRFGANVMLDLLGGTPTERTELAMVRRKPLPFPPEPLAWLGVKATTAALVRADQNQGRRGLWLKAMDAIGMGFDS, translated from the coding sequence ATGAGCACGGCCGGCCGCGCCAACTGCACCACCTACGAGCAGGCCGAACGGCTGGTCCCGCGCGCGCAGACGGCGGCCGCCCTGGCCGGGGCCTCCGCCGGGCCGTTCTGGCTGGACGATCCGGCGCGCCCCGAGCCGCTGCCGCCGCTGGCCGGCAACGCCCGCACCGATCTGGCAGTAGTGGGCGGCGGCTACTCCGGGCTCTGGACCGCGCTCATGGCCAAGGAGCGGGACCCGGGCCGCCGGGTGGTGCTGCTGGAAGGCCGGCGGATCGGCTGGGCCGCCTCCGGCCGCAACGGCGGCTTCTGCGAAGCCAGCCTCACGCACGGCGACGCGAACGGAGAGAAGCACCTGCCGCAGGAGGCGGCGCGGCTGCGCGGACTCGGCCGGGAGAACCTGCAGCAGATCGCGGACACCGTGGCCCGGTACGGGATCGACTGCGGCTTCGAGTGGACCGGCACGCTCTCCGTGGCGACGGCGGACCACCACGTCGGCTGGCTCAAGGAGGAGGGCGGCGCAGGCCCGGATGTGGTCTTCCTGGACCGGGAGGCCGTGCACAAGGAAGTCGCGTCCCCGCTCTTCCGTGCCGGTCTGTGGGACAGGAAGGGCACGGCGATGCTCAATCCGGCCCGGCTCGCCTGGGGACTGCAGCGCGCGTGCCTGGAAACCGGCGTCGAAATTTTCGAACACACCCCGGTGCGGAGCCTGCGGAGGGCAGGCAACGCCGTCGAACTGGCCACCGACCACGGGACGGTCACGGCCAGCCAGGCGGCGCTGGGCACCAATGTCTTCCCGTCGCTGCTCAAGCGCACCCGGCTGCACATCGTGCCGGTCTACGACTACGCCCTGATGACCGAACCGCTCTCCGATGCGCAGCTGCGGGCCATCGGCTGGCAGAACCGGCAGGGCCTTGCGGACCTGGACAACCGCTTCCACTACTACCGGCTGGCCACCGACCCCGCCGGCGGCACGCGCATCCTGTTTGGCGGCTACGACGCGGTCTACCGCTTCGGCCGCACCATGAAGCCCGAGTACGAGCACCGGCCGGAGACCTTCCGGCGGCTGGCGGCGCACTTCTTTGCCACCTTCCCGCAGCTCGGCGACGTGAAGTTCAGCCACCAGTGGGGCGGGGCGATCGACACCTGCAGCCGCTTCTTCCCGTTCTTCAGCACGGCCCAAAGCGGGCGGGTTGCCTTTGCCGCGGGCTACACCGGGCTCGGCGTCGGAGCCACCCGCTTCGGTGCGAACGTCATGCTGGACCTGCTCGGCGGCACGCCGACCGAACGCACCGAACTGGCCATGGTGCGCCGCAAGCCGCTGCCCTTCCCGCCCGAGCCGCTCGCGTGGCTGGGCGTCAAGGCAACGACGGCGGCCCTCGTCCGGGCGGACCAAAACCAGGGCCGGCGCGGGCTGTGGCTGAAGGCGATGGACGCCATCGGCATGGGCTTCGATTCCTGA
- a CDS encoding nitrilase-related carbon-nitrogen hydrolase has translation MLELSRLDPPASPARTEASGRPPLRVGLVQHRWHPDPADTIAELNEGIARAAALGAAVVFLPELTLSRYPADTLPRGRAADLAEDLLTGPTFAFAAEAARANNVCVHASLYQRADSTEDELGLNTAILVSPSGELVARTHKLHIPVTAGYYEDQYFRQGPADADAYQVHTPAELGGARLGLPTCWDEWFPEVARMYSLGGAELLVYPTAIGSEPDHPDFDTRPLWQQVIVGNGIANGLFMVAPNRWGNEGTNTFYGSSFISDPYGRILVQAPRDESAVLVADLDLDQRRDWLALFPFLATRRPDTYARLAEPVRRDEPFGTPAAAPVQAGA, from the coding sequence ATGCTAGAACTGTCCCGGCTGGATCCGCCCGCCTCCCCCGCCCGCACCGAGGCCAGCGGCCGGCCGCCGCTGCGGGTGGGCCTCGTCCAGCACCGCTGGCATCCCGACCCCGCCGATACGATAGCCGAACTGAACGAAGGCATCGCCCGCGCCGCTGCGCTGGGCGCCGCCGTCGTTTTCCTCCCCGAACTAACGCTCTCCCGCTACCCGGCGGACACCCTCCCCCGGGGACGGGCTGCGGACCTGGCCGAGGACCTGCTGACCGGGCCGACGTTCGCGTTCGCAGCCGAGGCGGCCCGCGCCAACAACGTCTGCGTGCACGCCTCGCTCTACCAGCGGGCCGACAGCACCGAGGACGAGCTCGGCCTGAACACGGCCATCCTCGTCTCCCCGTCCGGCGAACTGGTGGCCCGCACGCACAAGCTGCACATTCCGGTGACCGCCGGCTACTACGAGGACCAGTACTTCCGCCAGGGCCCGGCCGACGCGGACGCCTACCAGGTCCACACCCCGGCCGAACTCGGCGGCGCGAGGCTCGGCCTGCCCACCTGCTGGGACGAATGGTTCCCCGAGGTCGCCCGAATGTACTCGCTTGGCGGGGCCGAACTGCTGGTGTACCCGACGGCGATCGGCTCCGAGCCGGACCACCCGGACTTCGACACCCGGCCGCTGTGGCAGCAGGTCATCGTCGGCAACGGCATCGCCAACGGCCTCTTTATGGTCGCGCCGAACCGCTGGGGCAACGAGGGCACCAACACCTTCTACGGCTCGTCCTTCATCTCCGATCCGTACGGGCGCATCCTCGTGCAGGCCCCGCGGGACGAATCCGCCGTGCTGGTCGCGGACCTGGACCTCGACCAGCGGCGGGACTGGCTGGCGCTCTTCCCGTTCCTGGCCACCCGCCGCCCGGACACCTACGCCCGGCTCGCCGAACCGGTCCGGCGCGATGAGCCCTTCGGTACGCCCGCCGCGGCCCCGGTCCAGGCGGGAGCCTGA
- a CDS encoding agmatine/peptidylarginine deiminase has protein sequence MGWTMPAETAEQERIWMAFPPGGYTLGETAEQAHAARSTWAAVANAIARFQPVTMLVEPKDADTARTYLSPAVELEQAPLDDAWMRDIGPTFVLNNFDGGRLGAVDWVFNGWGQQDWARWDKDAMIGARIAGLAGAERIGSFLVNEGGGIQVDGEGTVLVTETVQLDPFRNPGLSKAEVEAELARTLGATKAIWLPRGLTRDSERYGTRGHVDIVAAIASPGTVLVHMQDNPEHPDYEVSREIVACLAGTTDAAGRDWNIIEVPAPHTLRDAEGFVDYSYINHLVINGAVIACTFDDPADEKALAILAGAYPGREVVGVDARELFARGGGIHCITQQQPRPSRKARP, from the coding sequence ATGGGCTGGACGATGCCCGCCGAGACCGCGGAGCAGGAACGGATCTGGATGGCCTTCCCGCCCGGCGGCTACACGCTCGGCGAAACCGCAGAGCAGGCCCACGCCGCGCGGTCCACCTGGGCCGCCGTCGCCAATGCCATCGCGCGGTTCCAGCCGGTCACCATGCTGGTGGAGCCGAAGGACGCGGACACCGCGCGCACCTACCTGTCCCCCGCCGTCGAGCTGGAGCAGGCCCCGCTGGACGACGCCTGGATGCGGGACATCGGGCCCACCTTCGTCCTCAACAACTTCGACGGCGGGCGGCTGGGTGCCGTGGACTGGGTCTTCAACGGGTGGGGGCAGCAGGACTGGGCCCGCTGGGACAAGGACGCAATGATCGGTGCCCGGATCGCCGGGCTCGCCGGCGCGGAGCGGATCGGTTCCTTCCTGGTCAACGAGGGCGGCGGCATCCAGGTGGACGGCGAAGGCACCGTGCTGGTGACCGAGACCGTCCAGCTGGATCCGTTCCGCAATCCCGGCCTCAGCAAGGCCGAGGTGGAGGCCGAGCTGGCCCGCACCCTGGGCGCCACCAAGGCCATCTGGCTGCCGCGAGGACTGACCCGCGACTCCGAGCGCTACGGCACCCGCGGCCACGTTGACATCGTCGCGGCGATCGCCTCCCCCGGAACCGTGCTGGTCCACATGCAGGACAACCCCGAGCACCCCGACTACGAGGTCAGCCGAGAGATCGTCGCATGCCTCGCCGGCACCACCGATGCCGCGGGGCGGGACTGGAACATCATCGAAGTGCCGGCGCCGCACACCTTGCGCGACGCCGAGGGCTTCGTCGACTACAGCTACATCAACCACCTGGTCATCAACGGCGCGGTCATCGCCTGCACCTTCGACGACCCGGCAGACGAAAAGGCTCTCGCCATCCTGGCCGGCGCCTATCCCGGCCGCGAGGTCGTCGGCGTCGATGCCCGCGAACTGTTCGCCCGCGGCGGCGGCATCCACTGCATCACGCAGCAGCAGCCGCGCCCGTCCCGAAAGGCCCGCCCATGA
- a CDS encoding APC family permease produces the protein MSTTHTPSEAPPNRQRGKGLAAGQLGLLAVVVLGISTIAPAYVLTSTLGPTVQAIGPYLPAIFIVGFIPMFLVALGYRELNADSPDSGTTFTWVTKAFGPFIGWMGGWGLLAANIIVLSNLAGVAVDFFYLFLAQLTGNASLAELAANKPVNVLTCLAFMALAVWVSCRGMKTTKHVQYILVAFQLGVLAWFTVGALSRIGSVPGTEPLAFSWEWFNPFGIESFSAFALGLSLSIFAFWGWDVCLTVNEETTNGRRTSGAAAAITAVAVLAIYLAGSVATVMFAGTGETGLGLNNPDISENVFTAIAGPVMGPFAILLSLAVLSSCASSLQSTMISPARSLLAMGYYKALPDSFAKVGARSKSPVFATVVAGAISAGFYALMRFVSDNVLNDTIMALGLMICFYYGLTALACVWYFRRTAFSSARNLWFRFVFPLLGGLALVVVFLQTAVDSWDPAFGSGSELFGVGLVFVIGVGIIALGLLVMLWMRRRRPEFFRGGTLRQESPALELPE, from the coding sequence ATGAGCACCACCCACACCCCCTCCGAAGCGCCGCCGAACCGGCAGCGCGGAAAGGGCCTCGCGGCCGGGCAGCTGGGCCTGCTCGCCGTCGTCGTCCTCGGCATTTCCACGATCGCGCCGGCCTATGTGCTGACTTCCACCCTCGGCCCCACGGTCCAGGCCATCGGCCCGTACCTCCCGGCCATCTTCATCGTCGGTTTCATCCCGATGTTCCTGGTCGCGCTGGGCTACCGCGAGCTGAACGCCGATTCGCCGGACAGCGGCACGACCTTCACCTGGGTGACCAAGGCGTTCGGGCCGTTCATCGGCTGGATGGGCGGCTGGGGCCTGCTCGCCGCGAACATCATCGTCCTCTCCAACCTGGCCGGCGTCGCCGTCGACTTCTTCTACCTCTTCCTCGCCCAGCTGACCGGCAACGCATCCCTCGCCGAGCTGGCGGCCAACAAGCCGGTCAATGTCCTGACCTGCCTGGCCTTCATGGCCTTGGCCGTCTGGGTCTCCTGCCGCGGCATGAAGACCACCAAACACGTCCAGTACATCCTGGTCGCGTTCCAGCTCGGCGTGCTGGCCTGGTTCACCGTCGGCGCCCTCAGCCGGATCGGCAGCGTCCCCGGGACCGAGCCGCTGGCCTTCAGCTGGGAGTGGTTCAACCCGTTCGGCATCGAGTCCTTCTCCGCCTTCGCATTGGGCCTGTCGCTGTCCATCTTCGCCTTCTGGGGCTGGGACGTCTGCCTGACCGTGAACGAGGAGACCACCAATGGCCGGCGCACGTCTGGGGCGGCCGCCGCGATCACCGCAGTCGCCGTCCTGGCCATCTACCTGGCCGGGTCCGTCGCCACGGTGATGTTCGCCGGCACCGGGGAGACCGGGCTCGGTCTGAACAACCCGGATATCTCCGAGAACGTCTTCACCGCGATCGCCGGGCCGGTCATGGGCCCGTTCGCCATCCTGCTCTCGCTTGCGGTGCTCTCCTCCTGTGCCTCGTCCCTGCAGTCCACCATGATCTCCCCGGCCCGCAGCCTGCTGGCCATGGGCTACTACAAGGCCCTGCCGGATAGCTTCGCCAAAGTCGGCGCCCGGAGCAAGTCCCCGGTCTTCGCCACGGTGGTCGCCGGCGCCATCTCCGCCGGGTTCTACGCCCTGATGCGGTTCGTCAGCGACAACGTCCTGAACGACACCATCATGGCGCTGGGCCTGATGATCTGCTTCTACTACGGCCTCACGGCGCTGGCCTGCGTCTGGTACTTCCGCCGCACCGCGTTCAGCAGCGCCCGCAACCTGTGGTTCCGCTTCGTCTTCCCGCTGCTGGGCGGGCTGGCCCTGGTGGTCGTGTTCCTGCAGACGGCCGTGGACAGCTGGGATCCCGCGTTCGGCAGCGGCTCCGAGCTCTTCGGGGTCGGCCTGGTCTTCGTGATCGGCGTCGGCATCATCGCCCTCGGCCTGCTGGTCATGCTCTGGATGCGGCGCCGCCGGCCGGAGTTCTTCCGCGGCGGCACCTTGCGCCAGGAGAGCCCGGCCCTGGAACTGCCCGAGTAG
- a CDS encoding 2-hydroxycarboxylate transporter family protein, with protein MSNTTQTSGPSANDATAETAQQAPAAKLPGVHYPGPRGFRITSMPGGIYFALFGLLLVAALTGNLPDTMIAGFAVTIIFGGLLIWIGNLFPVVRDYGLPTILCTFVPATMLFLGLIPENAVTVVQNFVDGHGFLDFFVVTIIAGCILGMPRALLLKAGPRFAVPVVGCLVATFGLVGLLGAVTGFGFLEGILFIAAPIMAGGLGLGAVPMSEMYAARTGGTSEAFMGDLISAVVMANVVCILIAGIYNGLTKRGTQLFVGFNGHGQLLRVKGKSEDLTMPPAKDVSSFISLGKGLVIAGCLFVLGQLIGAYLPALHPYAWTIIAAAAIKIFGLFPKELEEASSEWGDMISSTMVPALLVGVSITFINIEEVLASLSNPMFIVLTVATVIIATLTSGLLGWLVKFHFVEAAITPGLCMADTGGSGDVSVLSAANRMHLMPFAALTNRVGGALVLFLTSLLVPLLAG; from the coding sequence ATGTCCAATACCACCCAAACGAGCGGCCCGTCCGCGAACGACGCGACCGCCGAAACCGCGCAGCAGGCCCCGGCCGCGAAGCTGCCGGGCGTGCACTACCCGGGCCCCCGCGGCTTCCGGATCACCAGCATGCCCGGCGGGATCTACTTCGCCCTCTTCGGCCTCCTGCTGGTCGCGGCCCTGACCGGGAACCTGCCGGACACGATGATCGCCGGCTTCGCGGTGACCATCATCTTCGGCGGGCTGCTGATCTGGATCGGCAACCTCTTCCCGGTCGTGCGGGACTACGGCCTGCCCACCATCCTGTGCACCTTCGTCCCCGCCACGATGCTGTTCCTGGGCCTGATCCCGGAGAACGCCGTGACGGTGGTGCAGAACTTCGTGGACGGCCACGGCTTCCTCGACTTCTTCGTCGTCACCATCATTGCCGGCTGCATCCTGGGCATGCCGCGGGCGCTGCTGCTCAAGGCCGGCCCGCGGTTCGCCGTGCCGGTGGTCGGCTGCCTGGTCGCCACCTTCGGGCTGGTCGGCCTGCTCGGCGCCGTCACCGGGTTCGGGTTCCTCGAGGGCATCCTCTTCATCGCCGCCCCGATCATGGCCGGCGGCCTGGGCCTCGGCGCGGTGCCGATGTCCGAGATGTACGCCGCCCGCACCGGCGGCACCTCCGAAGCGTTCATGGGCGACCTGATCTCCGCCGTCGTCATGGCGAACGTCGTCTGCATTCTCATCGCCGGCATCTACAACGGGCTGACCAAGCGCGGCACCCAGCTGTTCGTCGGCTTCAACGGCCACGGCCAGCTGCTGCGCGTGAAGGGCAAGTCCGAGGACCTGACCATGCCGCCGGCCAAGGACGTGTCCTCCTTCATCTCGCTGGGCAAGGGCCTGGTCATCGCCGGCTGCCTCTTCGTCCTGGGCCAGCTGATCGGCGCCTACCTCCCGGCCCTGCATCCCTACGCCTGGACCATCATCGCCGCGGCGGCCATCAAGATCTTCGGCCTCTTCCCGAAGGAGCTCGAGGAAGCCAGCTCCGAGTGGGGCGACATGATCTCCAGCACCATGGTTCCGGCCCTGCTGGTGGGCGTAAGCATCACCTTCATCAACATCGAGGAAGTGCTTGCCTCGCTGAGCAACCCGATGTTCATCGTCCTCACGGTGGCCACCGTCATCATCGCCACGCTGACCTCGGGCCTCCTGGGCTGGCTGGTCAAGTTCCACTTCGTCGAGGCGGCCATTACTCCGGGCCTGTGCATGGCGGACACCGGCGGCAGCGGCGACGTCTCGGTGCTCAGCGCCGCCAACCGCATGCACCTGATGCCCTTCGCCGCGCTGACTAACCGGGTGGGCGGAGCCCTGGTGCTCTTCCTGACCTCGCTGCTGGTCCCGCTGTTGGCCGGCTGA
- a CDS encoding hydroxymethylglutaryl-CoA lyase codes for MKVRITDVFLRDGLQDEDVVVSTADKLAIAEALVAAGVDRIEAGSFVNPKKVPQMGDAPEVFAGLPGAGGITYTALALNGRGIQRAVDAGVRHISVVTSASQAHSSANAGQSIEDALASLGEEVARHPQAEFVAGISTAFTCPFEGDIDPAYLLRVVRAFKAMGISNIGLADTLGTTPTDRLMASLDYVRAAEPDLTYYLHLHNAHGQALATVSAAVDVGITNFDAALGGFGGCPFAPGAHGNIATEELVRHLHAGGHETGIDEQRLAEAVSLARSIVAASPAVPAIQPAAG; via the coding sequence ATGAAGGTCCGGATCACCGACGTCTTCCTCCGCGACGGCCTCCAGGACGAGGACGTCGTCGTCTCAACAGCGGACAAACTGGCCATCGCCGAGGCGCTGGTCGCCGCGGGCGTGGACCGGATCGAGGCCGGCTCCTTCGTCAATCCGAAGAAGGTGCCGCAGATGGGCGATGCCCCCGAGGTCTTCGCCGGGCTGCCGGGCGCCGGGGGCATCACCTACACCGCCCTGGCCCTCAACGGCCGCGGCATCCAGCGCGCCGTCGACGCCGGCGTGCGGCACATCTCGGTGGTGACGTCGGCCAGCCAGGCGCACAGCAGCGCCAACGCCGGCCAGAGCATCGAGGACGCGCTGGCCAGCCTCGGCGAGGAAGTGGCCCGCCATCCGCAGGCCGAGTTCGTCGCCGGGATCTCCACGGCGTTCACCTGTCCGTTCGAAGGCGACATCGATCCGGCCTACCTGCTCCGCGTGGTCCGTGCCTTCAAGGCGATGGGCATCAGCAACATCGGACTGGCCGACACGCTCGGCACCACGCCGACGGACCGGTTGATGGCGAGCCTGGACTACGTCCGCGCCGCCGAGCCGGACCTGACCTACTATCTCCACCTGCACAACGCCCACGGCCAGGCGCTCGCTACCGTTAGCGCCGCCGTCGACGTCGGAATCACGAATTTCGACGCCGCCCTGGGCGGCTTCGGGGGCTGCCCGTTCGCCCCCGGGGCGCACGGCAATATCGCCACCGAGGAACTGGTCCGCCATCTCCATGCCGGCGGACACGAGACCGGGATCGACGAGCAGCGTCTGGCCGAAGCCGTCAGCCTGGCCCGCTCCATCGTCGCGGCTTCACCGGCCGTTCCCGCCATCCAACCCGCCGCAGGCTGA
- a CDS encoding CaiB/BaiF CoA-transferase family protein, protein MTENLRLANSLPLEGIRVLELGNFIAAPFAARLFGDFGAEVIKIERPNGGDELRDWRKTRGQTSMLFRTLGRNKKSVTLDLRSEAGQAAVKKIAAQCDVVIENFRPGTLERWGLGPDVLTELNPDVVIVRISGYGQTGPYKDRAGFGSSAESFAGLRYITGEPDRPAGRAAASMGDTVAGLYGVIGALMLMLQKAQGVKHEGPQTVDVALYEGVFSLLESLVPDYDAYGMVRRRTGGQLPGVVPTGSYLCADGLEVVIGGNSNSVFVRLMKAMGREDLAADESLLTTEARAAREDELNGAISAWTGSYKLSEVLDLLDAAGVPAGPVYDAPSIAEDKHYLARGMIQTHEVVIEDKPEKVRFPGVVPKIPGHDGEVKWVGPELGEHTEEVLRDLAGLDEEEIADFTAGGVRA, encoded by the coding sequence GTGACTGAGAATCTACGGCTGGCCAACAGCCTTCCGCTGGAGGGCATCCGCGTGCTCGAGCTGGGCAACTTTATCGCCGCTCCGTTCGCCGCGAGACTGTTCGGTGACTTCGGCGCCGAGGTCATCAAGATCGAACGGCCCAACGGCGGAGACGAGCTGCGCGACTGGCGCAAGACCCGCGGCCAGACCTCGATGCTGTTCCGGACGCTGGGCCGGAACAAGAAGTCCGTGACCCTGGACCTCCGCTCCGAGGCGGGCCAGGCAGCAGTGAAGAAGATCGCCGCACAGTGCGATGTGGTGATCGAGAACTTCCGCCCCGGCACGCTGGAACGCTGGGGGCTGGGGCCGGACGTGCTCACTGAGCTGAACCCCGACGTCGTTATTGTCCGGATCTCCGGCTACGGGCAGACCGGTCCGTACAAGGACCGTGCCGGCTTCGGCAGCTCGGCCGAGTCCTTCGCCGGGCTGCGCTACATCACCGGTGAGCCGGACCGGCCGGCCGGACGTGCCGCGGCCAGCATGGGCGACACCGTGGCCGGGCTCTACGGCGTGATCGGCGCGCTGATGCTGATGCTGCAGAAGGCCCAGGGCGTCAAGCACGAGGGCCCGCAGACCGTGGACGTGGCACTGTACGAGGGCGTGTTCAGCCTGCTCGAATCCCTGGTACCGGACTATGACGCATACGGGATGGTGCGCCGGCGCACGGGCGGCCAGCTGCCCGGCGTCGTACCCACCGGCTCCTACCTCTGTGCCGACGGGCTGGAGGTGGTCATCGGGGGCAACTCGAACTCGGTGTTCGTGCGGCTGATGAAGGCCATGGGCCGCGAGGACCTGGCGGCGGACGAGTCACTGCTCACCACCGAGGCGCGGGCCGCCCGCGAGGACGAGCTGAATGGCGCCATTTCGGCCTGGACCGGCAGCTACAAGCTGTCCGAGGTGCTGGACCTGCTGGACGCCGCGGGTGTCCCGGCCGGACCCGTGTACGACGCGCCCAGCATCGCCGAGGACAAGCACTACCTGGCCCGCGGCATGATCCAGACGCATGAAGTGGTGATCGAGGACAAGCCGGAGAAGGTCCGCTTCCCCGGCGTCGTCCCGAAGATTCCGGGCCACGACGGCGAGGTCAAGTGGGTCGGCCCGGAACTGGGCGAGCACACCGAAGAGGTGCTGCGCGACCTGGCCGGCCTGGATGAGGAAGAGATCGCCGACTTCACCGCGGGCGGTGTGCGCGCATGA
- a CDS encoding IclR family transcriptional regulator, with the protein MTSPEPSGSNRMLARIVAILDAVEGSAASASELARRSGLSVSTAHRLALSMVEYGFLRRTESGGFRLGHRFVRTALENAALPVLTALRDETGETAQLWLRRGDERICALTIDSQQELKATLPVGSRLALPAGSSGRLLARDPDALDELERLGWVESVAKRTPGLGSVSAPVMARGEMIATVCLAVPLTRVQASPGQDFGGQVRAAAEHIGLELDQSTQD; encoded by the coding sequence ATGACCTCGCCTGAACCATCCGGCAGCAACCGCATGCTCGCGCGCATTGTTGCGATCCTCGACGCCGTGGAGGGTTCCGCGGCTTCCGCCAGCGAACTGGCCCGCCGGTCCGGTCTCTCCGTGTCGACCGCGCACCGGCTGGCGCTGTCCATGGTGGAATACGGTTTCCTGCGCCGGACCGAGAGCGGCGGTTTCCGGCTCGGGCACCGGTTTGTGCGGACGGCGCTTGAGAACGCCGCGCTGCCAGTCCTGACCGCCCTGCGCGACGAGACCGGAGAAACCGCCCAGCTATGGCTGCGCCGGGGCGACGAGCGGATCTGTGCCCTGACCATCGACAGCCAGCAGGAGCTGAAGGCGACCCTGCCGGTCGGATCGCGGCTCGCCCTGCCGGCAGGGTCCAGCGGCAGGCTCCTCGCCCGGGACCCGGACGCGCTGGACGAACTCGAGCGGCTGGGCTGGGTGGAGTCCGTCGCCAAGCGCACCCCGGGGCTGGGGTCCGTCAGTGCGCCGGTCATGGCACGCGGCGAAATGATCGCGACGGTGTGCCTGGCGGTGCCGCTGACCCGGGTACAGGCGTCGCCCGGCCAGGACTTCGGCGGACAGGTGCGCGCCGCGGCAGAGCACATCGGGCTGGAATTGGACCAGTCCACGCAGGACTGA
- a CDS encoding TraR/DksA C4-type zinc finger protein, with amino-acid sequence MDKASENAGAASAAPADAKFGQLLDEKIAEARAQIDRLTLDIQEATLAAKDFPADDEHDPEGSTLTLERAREVTLLESTEEALGELLAAKARFDAGTYGRCEKCGKVIPDERLEARPEARFCMEHAGSRRH; translated from the coding sequence GTGGACAAGGCCTCGGAGAACGCAGGTGCCGCTTCGGCCGCACCTGCCGATGCGAAGTTCGGGCAGCTGCTCGACGAGAAAATCGCCGAGGCCCGGGCCCAGATCGACCGCCTGACGCTGGACATCCAGGAGGCGACGCTCGCCGCCAAGGATTTCCCGGCCGACGACGAACATGACCCCGAGGGGTCGACCCTGACACTGGAGCGGGCACGGGAGGTCACGCTGCTGGAAAGCACCGAGGAGGCACTGGGCGAACTGCTCGCCGCCAAGGCGCGGTTCGATGCCGGGACCTACGGCCGCTGCGAAAAATGCGGCAAGGTGATCCCCGATGAGCGGCTCGAGGCCCGGCCGGAGGCCCGGTTCTGCATGGAGCACGCCGGGAGCCGCCGGCACTGA